From a single Serratia surfactantfaciens genomic region:
- the tamB gene encoding autotransporter assembly complex protein TamB, whose product MSLVKKICLGFLVVLLLLIGGLAFLVGTTTGLHMVINGAARWVPGLEIAGVSGGWRDLTLKGVKYQMPGVTVNAGQFHLSLDLSCFKRSSLCVNALTAQDVDVAVNTKEMAPAAPVEESSEPTTNLSTPYPITLRLLALNNVKVTVDDTAISLAEFRTGAHWQERALTLMPTKIGSLLIALPKTPQNPLPEAVQPAVEVAKKVGEQVTDAAKPAPQPEEKPLGETLKELFAKPLLPDLPDIRLPLDITVKEISGEQLRLTGDTDVLITSLSLQASTQDQHIQLDNFDVKSPQGTLSVQGQATLTGDWPVALTANSALNIEPLKGEKVKLNIGGGLRDELKVALNLSGPVGAQLDVQTRLAEAGLPLALTLQSKQLKWPLSGEAQYQVNDFRLRFNGKATDYALSTRANLKGQDLPPAVLTLDGKGNVEQFKLERLRLAALQGNTDLTALVDWSKAISWNSQLTLSGINTAKQWPEWPAKLDGKIVTRGSLHGGSWQLQVPVLQLDGNVKQNKVTARGTLSGNAAGQWKIPGIDLTLGRNQLNVKGQLDEKSWNLDANIDAPRLDGALPGLGGTAKGLLKLRGNLQAPQLLADLTASGLQWQALRINRVKIDGDVRSTDQIQGQLAVRVEQLKQDALEVSLLTLDAKGSEKQHQLQLKIDGKPVSGQLALQGSFDRQQQRWRGNLNNTRFDTPVGEWRLTRAIALDYLNTEQKISVGPHCWQNPNAELCVPKTIEAGQSGQASVVLNRFDLAMIKPFLGPETALSGVFTGRADVSWKPGGALPEAKVTLAGNGVKVVQQVQGNALPIAFDTLTLNAGLNNGRAQADWRIKLTNNGQFDGNIQVADPQVRRTISGNVNITNISLALINPALMKGESAAGMLNANLRLGGSAQKPLVFGRLALDRAKVQGHWMPFDMTDARLAVNFNGMTSTLEGLLSTTRGQLNLAGDADWRDINAWRARIAAKGDKLRVTVPPMIRIDVSPDLVFEATPQLFSLNGKVDIPWARITVQELPESAVGVSSDEVMLDDQLKPIQPKTASIPINSNLMIHVGNDVRLDAFGLKARLKGDLKVVQDKKGLGLNGQIDIPSGRFHAYGQDLIVRKGQLMFSGPPDQPLLNIEAIRNPESTEDDVTAGVRVTGLADAPKLEVFSDPAKSQQEALSYLLRGQGLSSSGADGNAMTSMLIGMGVAQSGQLVGKIGEAFGVSNLALDTQGVGDNSQVVVSGYVLPGLQVKYGVGIFDSLATLTLRYRLMPKLYLEAVSGLDQALDLLYQFEF is encoded by the coding sequence ATGAGCCTGGTTAAAAAGATTTGTCTCGGATTTCTGGTCGTCTTGCTGTTGCTGATCGGCGGTCTGGCCTTCCTGGTGGGCACCACCACCGGTTTGCATATGGTCATCAACGGCGCGGCGCGCTGGGTGCCTGGGCTGGAGATCGCCGGCGTCAGCGGCGGTTGGCGCGATTTGACGCTGAAGGGCGTGAAGTATCAGATGCCGGGCGTGACGGTCAACGCCGGACAGTTCCACCTCTCCCTCGATCTGTCCTGCTTTAAACGCAGTTCGCTGTGCGTCAACGCCTTGACCGCTCAGGACGTGGACGTGGCGGTGAACACCAAAGAGATGGCGCCTGCCGCGCCGGTGGAGGAGAGCAGTGAGCCGACCACCAATCTCAGCACGCCTTATCCGATCACGCTGCGCCTGTTGGCGCTGAATAACGTCAAGGTCACCGTCGACGACACCGCCATCTCTCTGGCCGAGTTCCGCACCGGTGCACACTGGCAGGAGCGCGCGCTGACGTTGATGCCCACCAAGATCGGCTCGCTGCTGATCGCGTTGCCGAAAACCCCGCAAAACCCGTTGCCGGAAGCGGTGCAACCGGCGGTAGAGGTGGCGAAAAAGGTCGGCGAGCAGGTTACCGACGCGGCGAAACCGGCGCCGCAGCCGGAAGAGAAGCCGCTCGGCGAAACGCTGAAGGAACTGTTCGCCAAACCGCTGTTGCCGGATCTGCCGGACATCCGCCTGCCGCTGGATATCACCGTCAAAGAGATCAGCGGCGAGCAGCTGCGCTTGACCGGCGATACCGACGTGCTGATCACGAGCCTGTCGCTGCAGGCCAGCACGCAGGACCAGCATATCCAGCTGGACAACTTCGACGTGAAATCGCCGCAGGGCACGCTGTCGGTGCAGGGACAGGCGACCCTGACCGGCGACTGGCCGGTGGCCCTGACCGCCAACAGCGCGTTGAATATCGAGCCGCTGAAGGGCGAGAAAGTGAAGCTGAACATCGGCGGCGGACTGCGTGACGAGCTGAAGGTGGCGCTGAACCTGTCCGGCCCGGTCGGGGCCCAACTTGATGTGCAAACCCGGCTGGCCGAAGCCGGCCTGCCGCTGGCGCTGACGCTGCAGAGCAAGCAGCTGAAATGGCCGCTGAGCGGCGAGGCGCAGTATCAGGTCAACGATTTCCGCCTGCGCTTTAACGGCAAGGCGACCGACTACGCGCTGTCGACGCGCGCCAATCTGAAAGGCCAGGATCTGCCGCCGGCGGTGTTGACGCTGGACGGCAAAGGCAACGTCGAGCAGTTCAAGCTGGAGCGCCTGCGCCTGGCGGCGCTGCAGGGCAATACCGACCTCACCGCGCTGGTGGACTGGAGCAAGGCCATCAGTTGGAACTCGCAATTGACGCTGAGCGGCATCAATACCGCCAAGCAGTGGCCGGAATGGCCGGCGAAGCTCGACGGCAAGATAGTTACGCGCGGCAGCCTGCACGGCGGCAGCTGGCAGTTGCAGGTGCCGGTGTTGCAGCTGGACGGCAACGTGAAGCAGAACAAGGTCACGGCGCGCGGCACGCTGAGCGGCAACGCCGCCGGGCAGTGGAAAATCCCCGGCATCGATCTGACGCTGGGGCGTAACCAGCTGAACGTCAAAGGGCAGCTGGACGAGAAGAGCTGGAATCTGGACGCTAACATCGACGCGCCGCGTCTGGACGGCGCGCTGCCGGGCCTGGGCGGCACCGCCAAAGGGCTGCTGAAACTGCGCGGCAATCTGCAGGCACCGCAGCTGCTGGCGGATTTGACCGCCTCCGGCTTGCAGTGGCAGGCGCTGCGCATCAACCGCGTGAAGATCGATGGTGATGTGCGCTCCACGGATCAGATCCAGGGGCAGTTGGCGGTACGCGTCGAGCAGCTGAAGCAGGACGCGCTGGAGGTCAGCCTGCTGACCCTCGACGCCAAAGGCAGCGAGAAACAGCATCAGCTGCAGTTGAAGATCGACGGCAAACCGGTCTCCGGCCAGCTGGCGCTGCAGGGCAGCTTCGATCGTCAACAGCAGCGCTGGCGCGGCAATCTGAACAACACCCGCTTCGATACGCCGGTCGGGGAGTGGCGCCTGACGCGCGCCATCGCGCTGGACTACCTGAACACTGAGCAGAAGATCAGCGTCGGGCCGCACTGCTGGCAGAACCCGAATGCCGAACTGTGTGTGCCGAAGACCATTGAAGCCGGCCAGAGCGGCCAGGCCAGCGTGGTGCTTAACCGGTTCGACCTGGCGATGATCAAACCGTTCCTCGGTCCGGAAACCGCCCTCAGCGGCGTGTTCACCGGCCGTGCCGACGTCAGCTGGAAACCAGGCGGCGCGCTGCCGGAGGCGAAAGTCACGCTGGCCGGCAACGGCGTCAAGGTGGTGCAGCAGGTACAGGGCAACGCGCTGCCGATCGCCTTCGATACGCTGACTCTCAACGCCGGGCTGAACAACGGCCGCGCACAGGCCGACTGGCGGATCAAACTGACCAACAACGGCCAGTTCGACGGCAACATCCAGGTGGCGGATCCGCAGGTGCGGCGCACCATCAGCGGCAACGTCAATATCACCAACATCTCGCTGGCGCTGATCAACCCGGCGCTGATGAAGGGCGAAAGCGCGGCGGGCATGCTGAACGCCAACCTGCGTCTGGGCGGCAGCGCGCAGAAGCCGCTGGTGTTCGGCCGCCTGGCGTTGGATCGGGCGAAGGTGCAGGGGCACTGGATGCCGTTCGACATGACCGATGCGCGGCTGGCGGTGAATTTCAACGGCATGACCTCGACGCTCGAGGGGCTGCTCAGCACCACGCGCGGCCAGCTGAATCTGGCGGGCGACGCCGACTGGCGTGACATCAATGCCTGGCGTGCGCGCATCGCCGCCAAGGGCGACAAGCTGCGGGTGACGGTGCCGCCGATGATCCGCATCGACGTGTCGCCGGATCTGGTGTTCGAAGCCACGCCGCAGCTGTTCTCGCTCAACGGCAAGGTCGATATTCCCTGGGCGCGCATCACGGTGCAGGAGCTGCCGGAAAGCGCGGTGGGCGTCTCTTCCGACGAGGTGATGCTGGACGATCAGCTGAAGCCGATTCAACCGAAGACGGCGTCGATCCCCATTAACAGCAACCTGATGATTCACGTCGGCAACGACGTTCGGCTGGACGCTTTCGGCCTCAAAGCCCGCCTGAAGGGCGACCTGAAGGTGGTGCAGGACAAGAAAGGGCTGGGCCTCAACGGCCAGATTGACATCCCTTCCGGTCGATTCCATGCTTATGGTCAGGATTTGATCGTGCGTAAAGGGCAGCTGATGTTCTCCGGTCCGCCGGATCAGCCGCTGCTCAACATCGAGGCGATCCGCAACCCGGAATCCACCGAGGACGACGTGACCGCCGGCGTGCGCGTGACCGGCCTGGCGGATGCGCCGAAGCTGGAAGTGTTCTCCGATCCGGCCAAATCGCAGCAGGAAGCCTTGTCTTATCTGCTGCGCGGCCAGGGTTTGAGCAGTTCCGGCGCCGACGGCAACGCCATGACGTCGATGTTAATCGGCATGGGGGTTGCACAAAGTGGTCAACTTGTGGGTAAAATCGGCGAGGCATTCGGCGTGAGTAATTTGGCCCTGGACACTCAGGGGGTTGGCGACAATTCCCAGGTTGTCGTGAGCGGCTATGTCCTCCCAGGCTTACAAGTAAAATATGGGGTGGGCATTTTCGACTCGCTGGCCACGCTGACGTTGCGTTATCGCCTGATGCCTAAGTTGTATCTTGAAGCGGTGTCTGGTCTCGACCAGGCATTAGATTTGCTCTATCAGTTTGAGTTTTAG
- a CDS encoding gamma-glutamylcyclotransferase family protein → MRIIVYGSLRRKQGNSHWMTNAQWLGEHELEGYQIYNLGHYPAAIPGEGTIHCEVYRINSSILAELDELKSNTKDYKRELIQTPYGSAWIYLYKHSVDGYPRITSGDWLKRLEEQ, encoded by the coding sequence ATGCGAATAATTGTCTACGGCAGTTTACGACGCAAACAGGGAAACAGCCATTGGATGACTAACGCCCAATGGCTCGGCGAGCACGAGCTCGAAGGCTATCAGATTTATAATCTGGGCCATTACCCGGCGGCGATCCCTGGAGAGGGCACGATACATTGCGAGGTGTATCGTATTAACTCATCGATTCTGGCAGAGCTGGACGAACTGAAAAGCAACACCAAGGACTATAAGCGCGAGCTGATTCAGACGCCTTATGGGAGTGCGTGGATCTACCTGTACAAACACAGCGTGGACGGTTACCCGCGAATTACCAGCGGTGACTGGCTGAAGCGTCTCGAAGAACAGTAA
- the ppa gene encoding inorganic diphosphatase — MSLNLVPAGKDLPEDIYVVIEIPANADPIKYEIDKETGALFVDRFMSTAMFYPCNYGYINHTLSLDGDPVDVLVPTPYPLQPGSVIRCRPVGVLKMTDEAGEDAKLVAVPHSKLTKEYDHVKDVNDLPELLKAQIAHFFEHYKDLEKGKWVKVEGWADAAAAKAEIIASFERAAKK; from the coding sequence ATGAGCTTGAATCTGGTCCCTGCTGGCAAAGACCTGCCGGAAGACATCTACGTAGTAATCGAAATCCCGGCCAACGCCGATCCAATCAAATACGAAATCGACAAAGAAACCGGCGCGCTGTTCGTTGACCGTTTCATGTCCACCGCAATGTTCTACCCGTGCAACTACGGCTACATCAACCACACCCTGTCTCTGGACGGTGACCCGGTTGACGTGCTGGTCCCAACGCCATATCCGCTGCAGCCGGGTTCCGTGATCCGCTGCCGTCCGGTTGGCGTGCTGAAGATGACCGACGAAGCCGGTGAAGACGCCAAGCTGGTTGCGGTACCGCACAGCAAGCTGACTAAAGAGTACGATCACGTGAAAGACGTGAACGACCTGCCGGAGCTGCTGAAAGCTCAGATCGCTCACTTCTTCGAGCACTACAAAGATCTGGAAAAAGGCAAATGGGTGAAAGTGGAAGGCTGGGCAGACGCTGCCGCGGCTAAAGCGGAAATCATCGCCTCCTTCGAACGCGCCGCCAAGAAGTAA
- a CDS encoding methyl-accepting chemotaxis protein: protein MLKKITVKAGLIALLSLMTMLLIMVSVIGVNAINEGSRSIHTLNQILGEELGSLANSSNLTLRARTAASLAVRQREIGQTDVSDATVGRIYGYLEQSNKEMARFVGVGTVTDRGRELSNRLQNSYRAYLEQGVKPMAAAIKAGKIDEYYHIQETRISALSIAFEKDLTDFRSFAMKLGAQQVHDAESNASTKISLIVVAGLLSVLLAVLAWFALRVIILRPLDESIAQLEHIAGGDLTHEIRGEGDTEMGRLIRAMQRMQRALASSVSKVRDASSQIDTGSRELAAGNLHLAQRTEESAASLEETAASMEQLTSTVKMNAENCEQANQLALSVSDIANQGSDVVSQVMSKMQAITDSSRRIADIISVMDGIAFQTNILALNAAVEAARAGEQGRGFAVVAGEVRNLAQRSAQSAKEIKGLIEASQNRVQEGEQMVESAAQTMSGITGEVGRVTALMREISAATREQSSGIEQVNLAVAQMDQVAQQNAALVEESAAATRSLEDQAQLLAQSMAAFKL from the coding sequence ATGCTAAAAAAGATTACGGTGAAGGCTGGGCTGATCGCCCTGCTGAGCCTGATGACCATGCTGCTGATCATGGTCAGCGTTATTGGCGTCAACGCGATTAACGAAGGATCGCGCTCGATCCATACCTTAAACCAGATCCTTGGCGAAGAGCTGGGCTCGCTGGCCAACAGCTCCAACCTGACGCTGCGCGCCCGAACCGCTGCCTCGCTGGCGGTGCGCCAACGGGAGATCGGCCAGACTGATGTCTCCGACGCGACCGTCGGCCGCATCTACGGCTACCTCGAGCAGTCGAACAAGGAAATGGCGCGCTTTGTCGGCGTCGGCACCGTGACCGATCGTGGCCGCGAACTCTCCAACCGCCTGCAAAACAGCTATCGCGCCTATCTGGAACAGGGCGTGAAGCCGATGGCCGCCGCCATCAAGGCCGGCAAGATTGATGAGTATTATCATATCCAGGAGACGCGCATCTCCGCATTGAGCATCGCGTTTGAAAAGGATCTCACCGATTTCCGCAGCTTCGCCATGAAGCTCGGCGCCCAGCAGGTGCATGACGCGGAAAGCAACGCCAGCACCAAGATCTCGCTGATCGTGGTGGCGGGCCTGCTGAGTGTGCTGCTGGCGGTTCTGGCCTGGTTCGCGCTGCGCGTGATCATTCTGCGCCCGTTGGACGAGTCCATCGCGCAGCTGGAACACATCGCCGGCGGCGATCTGACCCATGAGATCCGCGGCGAGGGCGATACCGAAATGGGGCGCCTGATACGCGCGATGCAGCGCATGCAGCGGGCGTTGGCCAGTTCGGTCAGCAAAGTGCGCGACGCCAGCAGCCAGATCGACACCGGTTCACGCGAACTGGCGGCCGGCAACCTGCACCTGGCGCAGCGCACCGAAGAATCGGCCGCCTCGCTGGAAGAGACTGCCGCCAGCATGGAGCAACTGACCTCGACGGTGAAAATGAACGCCGAGAACTGCGAACAGGCCAACCAACTGGCGCTGAGCGTGTCCGATATCGCCAACCAGGGCAGCGACGTGGTCAGCCAGGTGATGAGCAAGATGCAGGCGATCACCGACAGTTCACGCCGCATCGCCGATATCATCAGCGTGATGGACGGCATCGCCTTCCAGACCAATATCCTGGCGCTGAATGCGGCGGTGGAAGCGGCGCGCGCCGGTGAACAGGGCCGCGGCTTCGCGGTGGTGGCCGGCGAAGTGCGCAATCTGGCGCAGCGCAGCGCCCAGTCGGCGAAAGAGATCAAAGGGCTGATCGAAGCGTCGCAGAACCGGGTGCAGGAAGGCGAGCAGATGGTGGAGTCGGCGGCGCAGACCATGAGCGGCATCACCGGCGAAGTGGGCCGGGTGACGGCGTTGATGCGTGAGATCTCGGCGGCGACGCGCGAACAAAGCAGCGGTATCGAACAGGTGAACCTGGCGGTGGCGCAGATGGATCAGGTGGCGCAACAGAATGCGGCGCTGGTGGAGGAGTCTGCGGCGGCGACGCGCTCGCTGGAAGATCAGGCTCAACTGCTGGCGCAGAGCATGGCGGCGTTCAAGCTGTAA
- the fbp gene encoding class 1 fructose-bisphosphatase gives MKTLGEFIVEKQHDFSHATGELTALLSAIKLGAKIIHRDINKAGLVDILGTSGVSNVQGEVQMKLDLYANEKLKAALKARGEVAGIASEEEDEIVIFDGERAENAKYVVLMDPLDGSSNIDVNVSVGTIFSIYRRITPVGTPVTEEDFLQPGSAQVAAGYVVYGSSTMLVYTTGYGVHAFTYDPSLGVFCLSHEKVRFPASGNMYSINEGNYIKFPLGVKKYIKYCQEQDEATQRPYTSRYIGSLVADFHRNLLKGGIYIYPSTASHPQGKLRLLYECNPMAFLAEQAGGKASDGKNRILDITPVKLHQRAPFFVGTKSMVEDAERFIAENPDE, from the coding sequence ATGAAAACGTTAGGCGAATTTATCGTCGAGAAACAGCACGACTTCTCGCACGCCACCGGCGAGCTGACCGCGTTACTTTCTGCCATTAAACTGGGCGCCAAAATCATCCACCGCGACATCAACAAGGCTGGCCTGGTTGATATTCTGGGAACCAGCGGGGTGTCCAACGTACAGGGCGAAGTTCAGATGAAACTGGACCTGTACGCGAACGAAAAACTGAAAGCGGCGTTGAAAGCGCGCGGTGAAGTTGCGGGTATCGCTTCCGAAGAAGAAGATGAAATCGTGATATTCGACGGCGAGCGTGCTGAAAATGCCAAGTATGTCGTATTGATGGATCCGTTGGACGGTTCGTCCAACATCGATGTCAACGTCTCGGTCGGTACGATTTTCTCTATCTACCGTCGCATCACGCCGGTCGGCACGCCGGTGACCGAAGAAGACTTCCTGCAGCCGGGCAGCGCCCAGGTCGCAGCGGGTTATGTGGTTTACGGTTCGTCCACCATGCTGGTGTACACCACCGGTTACGGCGTCCACGCCTTCACTTACGACCCGTCTCTGGGCGTGTTCTGTCTCTCTCACGAGAAAGTGCGCTTCCCGGCGAGCGGCAACATGTATTCCATCAACGAAGGCAACTACATCAAGTTCCCTCTCGGCGTGAAGAAATACATCAAGTACTGCCAGGAGCAGGACGAAGCGACGCAGCGCCCTTATACCTCGCGCTACATCGGTTCTCTGGTGGCGGACTTCCACCGCAACCTGCTGAAAGGCGGCATCTACATCTACCCAAGCACCGCCAGCCACCCACAGGGCAAGCTGCGCCTGCTGTACGAATGCAACCCGATGGCGTTCCTGGCCGAACAGGCCGGCGGTAAGGCCAGCGACGGTAAAAACCGCATTCTGGACATCACGCCGGTGAAACTGCACCAGCGCGCGCCATTCTTCGTCGGCACCAAGTCGATGGTAGAAGACGCAGAACGCTTCATCGCCGAAAACCCGGACGAGTAA
- the mpl gene encoding UDP-N-acetylmuramate:L-alanyl-gamma-D-glutamyl-meso-diaminopimelate ligase, which translates to MRIHILGICGTFMGGLAMLARSLGHDVTGSDANVYPPMSTLLENQGIDLIQGYDPAQLDPAPDLVIIGNAMTRGNPCVEAVLERGIPYVSGPQWLHDAVLRDRWVLAVAGTHGKTTTAGMATWILEACGYQPGFVIGGVPGNFEVSARLGGSPFFVIEADEYDCAFFDKRSKFVHYSPRTLIMNNLEFDHADIFDDLKAIQKQFHHLVRLVPGKGKIILPDNDSHLKQVMAMGCWSEQELVGEEGTWRAQKLTPDASHYAVFLDGEQVGEVNWALVGEHNMHNGLMAIAATRHVGVQPADACRALGDFINARRRLELRGEANGVTVYDDFAHHPTAILATLAALRGKVGGTARILAVLEPRSNTMKMGISKNDLAPSLGRADEVFLFQPHHIPWQVAEVADACVQPAHWSADLDTLVDMVVKTAQPGDHILVMSNGGFGGIHDRLLDALAKKQEPKVTY; encoded by the coding sequence ATGCGCATTCACATTCTTGGGATCTGTGGCACCTTTATGGGCGGGTTGGCGATGCTGGCGCGCTCACTGGGGCATGACGTCACCGGTTCGGACGCCAACGTCTATCCGCCGATGAGCACGCTGCTGGAGAACCAGGGGATCGATCTTATTCAGGGTTATGATCCAGCCCAGCTGGATCCGGCGCCGGATCTGGTGATCATCGGCAACGCCATGACGCGCGGCAACCCGTGCGTGGAGGCGGTGCTGGAGCGTGGCATCCCTTACGTTTCCGGTCCGCAGTGGCTGCACGACGCCGTGTTGCGCGATCGCTGGGTATTGGCGGTCGCCGGCACCCACGGCAAAACCACCACCGCCGGCATGGCGACCTGGATCCTCGAGGCCTGCGGTTACCAGCCCGGCTTCGTCATCGGCGGCGTGCCGGGCAACTTCGAGGTTTCGGCCCGCCTCGGCGGCAGCCCGTTCTTCGTCATTGAAGCCGACGAGTATGACTGCGCGTTCTTCGACAAGCGCTCCAAATTCGTGCATTACAGCCCGCGCACGCTGATCATGAATAACCTGGAGTTCGACCATGCCGACATCTTCGACGATCTGAAAGCCATCCAGAAACAGTTCCACCATCTGGTGCGTCTGGTGCCGGGCAAAGGCAAGATCATTCTGCCGGACAACGACAGCCACCTGAAACAGGTGATGGCGATGGGCTGCTGGAGCGAGCAGGAGCTGGTGGGGGAAGAGGGCACCTGGCGCGCGCAGAAGCTGACGCCGGACGCCAGCCATTACGCGGTGTTCCTCGACGGCGAGCAGGTCGGCGAAGTGAACTGGGCGCTGGTGGGCGAGCACAACATGCATAACGGTCTGATGGCCATCGCCGCTACCCGCCACGTCGGCGTGCAGCCGGCGGACGCCTGCCGCGCATTGGGCGATTTCATCAATGCCCGCCGCCGCCTGGAGCTGCGCGGCGAAGCCAACGGCGTCACCGTTTACGACGACTTCGCGCACCACCCGACGGCGATCCTGGCCACCCTGGCCGCGCTGCGCGGCAAGGTAGGCGGCACGGCGCGCATTCTGGCGGTGCTGGAACCGCGCTCCAACACCATGAAAATGGGCATCAGCAAAAACGATCTGGCGCCTTCGCTCGGCCGCGCCGACGAGGTGTTCCTGTTCCAGCCGCATCACATTCCGTGGCAGGTGGCGGAAGTGGCGGATGCCTGTGTGCAACCGGCGCACTGGAGTGCGGATCTCGACACGCTGGTGGACATGGTGGTGAAAACCGCACAGCCGGGCGATCACATTCTGGTGATGAGCAACGGCGGTTTTGGCGGCATTCACGATCGCCTGCTGGACGCGCTGGCGAAAAAGCAGGAACCGAAGGTGACCTACTGA
- the yhcN gene encoding peroxide/acid stress response protein YhcN, with protein MNMKTTVAALGLLSVISFGASAAQLVTNDQTANLQSIGTITVSGIDGAPTDIRQALSEKADAKGATAYRVIEARNEGNYHATAEIYK; from the coding sequence ATGAACATGAAAACTACTGTTGCTGCACTCGGTTTGCTGTCCGTCATCTCCTTCGGCGCCTCCGCCGCCCAGTTGGTGACTAACGATCAGACCGCCAATCTGCAATCTATCGGCACCATTACCGTCAGCGGCATCGACGGCGCGCCGACCGACATTCGCCAGGCGTTGTCGGAGAAAGCCGACGCGAAAGGCGCGACCGCCTACCGCGTAATCGAAGCGCGTAACGAAGGCAACTACCACGCCACCGCCGAGATTTACAAATAA
- the yhcN gene encoding peroxide/acid stress response protein YhcN: MKIKATVATLSVLSMLSFGAFAAQSVDATQAAKLQPAGVITVSGVAAAPSDIRQALSDKADAKGATAYRVIEARNDGNFHATAEIYK; encoded by the coding sequence ATGAAAATTAAAGCTACCGTTGCAACCCTGAGCGTTCTGTCCATGCTTTCCTTCGGCGCATTCGCAGCACAATCTGTTGATGCAACCCAGGCCGCAAAACTGCAGCCCGCCGGTGTGATCACCGTGAGCGGCGTCGCCGCTGCACCTTCCGACATTCGTCAGGCGCTGTCCGATAAAGCCGACGCCAAAGGGGCGACCGCTTACCGCGTGATCGAAGCGCGTAACGACGGCAACTTCCACGCGACCGCTGAAATCTACAAATAA
- the argR gene encoding transcriptional regulator ArgR: MRNPAKQEDLIKTFKALLKEEKFSSQGEIVLALQEEGFENINQSKVSRMLTKFGAVRTRNAKMEMVYCLPAELGVPTTTSPLKNLVLDVDHNDAVVVIHTSPGAAQLIARLLDSLGKSQGILGTIAGDDTIFVTPSSGFTAQKLHEAILGVFEQEL, encoded by the coding sequence ATGCGTAATCCCGCAAAACAGGAAGATCTGATCAAGACGTTCAAAGCGTTATTGAAAGAAGAAAAATTCAGTTCTCAAGGCGAGATCGTTTTGGCGCTGCAAGAAGAAGGCTTCGAAAACATTAACCAATCCAAAGTATCGCGCATGCTGACCAAGTTCGGTGCGGTACGTACGCGTAATGCCAAAATGGAAATGGTGTATTGCCTTCCGGCCGAACTCGGCGTGCCGACCACTACCAGCCCGCTAAAGAACCTGGTGCTGGACGTCGACCATAACGACGCCGTCGTGGTGATCCACACCAGCCCCGGCGCCGCACAGCTGATCGCCCGCCTGCTCGACTCATTGGGCAAATCCCAGGGCATCCTTGGCACTATCGCCGGCGACGACACGATTTTCGTCACCCCGTCCAGCGGCTTTACCGCTCAGAAGCTGCATGAAGCGATCCTGGGCGTGTTCGAGCAAGAGCTGTGA
- the mdh gene encoding malate dehydrogenase, whose translation MKVAVLGAAGGIGQALALLLKTQLPSGSELSLYDIAPVTPGVAVDLSHIPTAVKIKGFSGEDATPALHGADVVLISAGVARKPGMDRSDLFNVNAGIVRNLIEQVAKTCPKACIGIITNPVNTTVAIAAEVLKKAGVYDKNKLFGVTSLDIIRSNTFVAELKGKQPEELNVPVIGGHSGVTILPLLSQIPGVSFTDQEVADLTKRIQNAGTEVVEAKAGGGSATLSMGQAAARFGLSLVRALQGEKGVVECAYVEGDGKYARFFAQPLVLGKNGVEERKDIGTLSAFEQKALNEMLDVLHKDIELGEKFINN comes from the coding sequence ATGAAAGTTGCAGTTCTCGGTGCTGCTGGCGGTATCGGCCAGGCCCTCGCCCTTCTACTCAAAACCCAGCTTCCTTCAGGTTCTGAACTCTCTCTCTACGACATTGCCCCCGTTACCCCAGGCGTTGCCGTCGACTTAAGCCACATCCCAACCGCAGTTAAAATCAAAGGCTTCAGCGGCGAAGACGCGACCCCGGCTCTGCACGGCGCGGACGTGGTGCTGATTTCCGCCGGCGTGGCCCGTAAGCCAGGCATGGATCGCTCCGACCTGTTCAACGTTAACGCCGGCATCGTGCGTAACCTGATTGAGCAAGTGGCGAAAACCTGCCCGAAAGCCTGCATCGGCATCATCACCAACCCGGTAAACACCACGGTCGCCATCGCGGCGGAAGTGCTGAAAAAAGCCGGCGTTTACGACAAAAACAAACTGTTCGGCGTGACCTCGCTGGATATCATTCGTTCCAACACCTTCGTGGCCGAGCTGAAAGGCAAGCAGCCTGAAGAACTGAACGTGCCGGTGATCGGCGGCCACTCTGGCGTGACCATCCTGCCTCTGCTGTCGCAGATCCCAGGCGTGAGCTTCACCGATCAGGAAGTGGCGGATCTGACCAAACGCATTCAGAACGCCGGCACCGAAGTGGTGGAAGCCAAAGCCGGTGGCGGATCTGCAACGCTGTCCATGGGCCAGGCGGCCGCACGTTTCGGCCTGTCTCTGGTGCGTGCGCTGCAGGGTGAGAAAGGCGTGGTGGAATGCGCTTACGTTGAAGGCGACGGCAAATACGCTCGCTTCTTCGCGCAGCCGCTGGTGCTGGGCAAAAACGGCGTTGAAGAACGCAAAGATATCGGCACCCTGAGCGCCTTTGAACAAAAAGCGCTGAATGAGATGCTGGACGTGCTGCACAAAGATATCGAGCTGGGCGAGAAGTTCATCAATAACTGA